One Tolypothrix bouteillei VB521301 DNA window includes the following coding sequences:
- a CDS encoding peptidoglycan-binding domain-containing protein, with amino-acid sequence MAEQKLPQLKKDTTGDAVRLLQQQLITFGYLSSGGFDSKFGSVTEEAVKQFQRDQNLKDDGIVGSNTWLALANWANHFCQQVAP; translated from the coding sequence ATGGCTGAGCAAAAATTGCCCCAATTAAAAAAGGACACTACTGGTGACGCTGTAAGATTGCTGCAACAACAATTGATTACTTTTGGATATCTCAGCAGTGGTGGTTTTGACTCAAAATTTGGTTCAGTGACAGAAGAAGCTGTCAAACAATTCCAACGAGACCAGAACTTAAAAGATGATGGGATTGTTGGTTCCAATACTTGGTTAGCATTGGCAAATTGGGCAAATCATTTTTGTCAACAAGTGGCTCCATAA
- a CDS encoding peptidoglycan-binding domain-containing protein has product MSARASGLPTLRFGSSGHSVRVLQRLLVSNGYFVRIDGNFGALTESAVMAFQSGRGLNPDGVVGSRTWAELTG; this is encoded by the coding sequence ATGTCAGCACGAGCATCAGGTTTACCAACTCTAAGATTTGGCTCCTCCGGTCACTCTGTTAGAGTTTTACAACGGCTTTTAGTTTCTAACGGGTACTTTGTAAGAATTGATGGCAATTTCGGTGCTCTCACAGAATCTGCTGTGATGGCTTTTCAAAGCGGTCGGGGTCTAAACCCTGATGGTGTGGTTGGTTCTAGAACTTGGGCTGAATTAACAGGTTAA
- a CDS encoding peptidoglycan-binding domain-containing protein, giving the protein MTDIALLMTGVLQTGQFSLLSLANQLFLQLESSVEESNQDQLSPIVSLAQITPPEFMQYDETIQVSPLEQTTENENIVNPSQTASFVELLVASENTPKVNSRRYRRRFTTKRSGYQVVTAISYDYTNQALPTLTFGNEGIAVRALQRLLSYNGYAVQVDGVFGALTEAAVKSFQNQRSIAVDGIVGQTTWLELTQ; this is encoded by the coding sequence ATGACTGATATTGCCCTGCTGATGACGGGCGTATTGCAAACAGGACAATTTTCTTTACTGAGTTTAGCGAATCAGCTATTTCTTCAGTTAGAGAGCAGCGTGGAAGAGTCAAATCAAGACCAGCTATCTCCGATAGTTTCACTTGCTCAAATTACACCACCTGAATTTATGCAATATGATGAGACAATACAAGTCTCCCCATTAGAACAAACTACAGAAAATGAAAATATAGTGAATCCATCTCAAACAGCTTCTTTTGTGGAGTTGTTAGTAGCGTCAGAAAATACCCCTAAGGTCAATTCTCGTCGTTACAGGCGAAGATTCACTACTAAACGAAGTGGTTACCAAGTGGTAACTGCTATATCTTACGATTATACTAATCAAGCCCTGCCAACTTTAACTTTTGGCAATGAAGGTATTGCTGTTAGAGCTTTACAACGGTTGTTATCGTACAATGGCTACGCTGTTCAAGTTGATGGAGTTTTCGGTGCGCTAACAGAAGCGGCTGTTAAATCTTTTCAAAACCAGCGCAGCATAGCAGTGGATGGCATTGTTGGACAAACAACTTGGTTAGAATTAACACAATGA
- a CDS encoding sucrose synthase: MSELLQAILDSEEKNDLRSLISELRKQEKKYLLRNDILNLYGEYCSKYEKSEQFYKASHLGKLIYYTQEIIQEESSLCFIIRPKIASQEVYRLTANLNIEPMTVQELLDLRDRLVNKYNPNEGDLLELDFGPFYDYSPIIRDPKNIGKGVQFLNRYLSGKLFADAKQGLESLLNFLRLHQYNGVQLLINERIKSQQQLSDQVKKALAFVSDRPSEQSYEEFRFDLQMMGFEPGWGNTAMRVRETLGILDELMDSPDPLTLEAFISRIPMIFRIVLVSAHGWFGQEGVLGRPDTGGQVVYVLDQAKNLEKQLQEDAMLAGLGGLNVKPKVIILTRLISNSDGTLCNQRLEKVYDTENAWILRVPLREFNPNMTQNWISRFEFWPYLETFAIDAEKELRAEFQGRPDLIVGNYTDGNLIAFLLSRRLGVTQCNIAHALEKSKYLFSNLYWQDLEDKYHFSLQFTADLLAMNAANFIISSTYQEIVGTPDSVGQYESLKCFTMPELYHVVNGIELFSPKFNVVPPGVNEICYFPYTRTEDRIESDRARLEEMLFTLEDPTEIFGTLDDPNKRPLFSMARLDRIKNLTGLAQCFGQNKELQEHCNLILIAGKLRVEESGDNEERDEIVKLYRIIEEYNLQGKVRWLGVRLTKSDSGEVYRVIGDRKGIFVQPALFEAFGLTILESMISGLPTFATQFGGPLEIIQDKVNGFYINPTNLEETGEKILEFIKSCEQNPHYWEQISQKGIERVYSTYTWKIHTSKLLSLARIYGFWNFISKENREDLLRYIEALFYLIYKPRAQQLLEQHKYR, translated from the coding sequence ATGTCAGAATTACTTCAAGCCATCTTGGATAGTGAAGAGAAAAATGATTTGCGTTCTTTGATAAGCGAGTTACGCAAGCAGGAAAAAAAATATCTGCTGCGAAATGACATCCTCAATTTGTACGGTGAATACTGCTCGAAGTACGAAAAGTCAGAACAGTTTTACAAAGCCTCGCACTTGGGTAAGTTAATCTATTACACTCAAGAAATTATTCAAGAGGAATCCAGTCTCTGTTTTATCATCCGTCCTAAGATAGCCAGTCAAGAAGTTTATCGACTGACAGCCAATTTAAATATTGAGCCAATGACAGTACAGGAACTGTTGGATCTGCGCGATCGCTTGGTTAACAAATACAACCCCAATGAAGGCGACTTGCTGGAGTTGGATTTTGGTCCGTTTTACGATTACTCACCCATCATCCGCGACCCAAAAAATATTGGCAAAGGGGTGCAGTTCCTCAACCGCTATTTATCTGGAAAGTTATTTGCGGATGCCAAACAGGGTCTGGAATCTTTGTTGAATTTTTTGCGCCTCCACCAGTACAATGGCGTGCAACTGCTGATTAACGAACGCATCAAGTCACAGCAGCAACTTTCAGACCAAGTCAAGAAAGCATTAGCTTTTGTAAGCGATCGCCCCAGCGAACAATCATATGAAGAATTCCGGTTTGACTTACAGATGATGGGCTTTGAACCGGGTTGGGGAAACACCGCCATGCGAGTTCGGGAAACGTTGGGTATTTTGGATGAACTCATGGATTCTCCCGACCCTCTAACTTTAGAAGCCTTCATTTCTCGCATCCCAATGATTTTTAGAATTGTCCTCGTATCCGCCCATGGTTGGTTTGGACAAGAGGGAGTTTTGGGACGTCCCGACACTGGCGGTCAAGTGGTTTACGTTCTAGATCAAGCGAAGAATTTAGAGAAGCAACTGCAAGAAGATGCTATGTTGGCTGGGTTGGGCGGATTAAACGTTAAACCCAAAGTTATTATTCTTACCCGCCTGATTTCCAATAGTGATGGAACTTTATGCAACCAACGGCTAGAAAAAGTCTACGACACAGAAAATGCTTGGATATTGCGAGTTCCTTTGCGGGAATTCAATCCCAATATGACTCAGAATTGGATTTCACGGTTTGAGTTTTGGCCTTATCTGGAAACATTTGCTATTGATGCAGAAAAAGAACTGCGGGCAGAATTTCAAGGCAGACCCGATCTAATTGTCGGTAATTATACTGATGGTAATTTAATCGCATTTTTACTGTCCCGACGTTTGGGTGTGACTCAATGTAATATTGCCCATGCATTAGAAAAATCTAAGTACTTGTTCAGCAACCTCTACTGGCAAGACTTAGAAGATAAGTATCATTTTTCATTGCAATTTACTGCGGATCTGTTGGCAATGAATGCTGCCAATTTTATTATTAGCAGTACTTATCAAGAGATTGTAGGGACTCCAGATAGTGTGGGACAGTACGAATCTCTTAAGTGCTTTACGATGCCAGAACTGTACCACGTTGTGAATGGGATTGAACTGTTTAGCCCCAAGTTTAACGTTGTACCGCCAGGAGTTAACGAAATTTGCTATTTCCCTTACACGCGTACCGAAGACCGAATTGAAAGCGATCGCGCCAGATTAGAAGAAATGCTATTTACTCTGGAAGATCCAACGGAAATTTTTGGGACTTTAGATGACCCCAACAAGCGCCCCTTGTTCTCAATGGCTCGTCTTGACCGGATTAAGAACTTGACCGGTTTAGCTCAATGCTTCGGTCAAAACAAAGAGCTGCAAGAACATTGCAATCTCATATTAATTGCAGGAAAATTGCGAGTTGAAGAATCAGGCGATAATGAAGAACGCGATGAGATCGTCAAACTTTATCGGATCATCGAAGAGTACAATCTTCAAGGTAAAGTTCGTTGGTTGGGAGTGCGTTTGACAAAAAGTGATTCTGGGGAAGTGTATCGAGTCATTGGCGATCGTAAGGGAATATTTGTACAACCCGCTTTGTTTGAAGCTTTTGGTTTGACAATTTTAGAATCAATGATTTCAGGATTACCTACTTTTGCCACACAGTTTGGCGGTCCATTAGAGATTATTCAAGACAAAGTTAATGGTTTTTACATCAACCCAACCAATTTAGAAGAAACAGGTGAGAAAATTTTGGAATTTATCAAGAGTTGCGAACAAAATCCCCATTATTGGGAGCAAATTTCCCAAAAAGGAATTGAAAGAGTTTACAGTACCTATACCTGGAAAATTCATACATCCAAATTGCTATCTTTGGCTAGAATATATGGCTTTTGGAACTTCATTTCCAAAGAAAATCGAGAAGATTTGTTGCGTTATATAGAAGCTTTATTTTATTTAATTTATAAACCAAGAGCACAACAACTCTTAGAGCAACATAAGTATCGGTAG
- a CDS encoding DUF4359 domain-containing protein, whose amino-acid sequence MRVLSIIVCVGVLGLATIGLAMARTNPKQDRYEEYAVEQLSEYVKGNVCKKTPNIFENIIKFNCNELVEAANPQIRDIIAARTERQDFLIFSIYRTDLTLNNWIPSYKFETVGAFDKFYTYSMEKQ is encoded by the coding sequence ATGAGAGTCTTATCCATTATTGTATGCGTGGGAGTCCTGGGGCTAGCGACTATAGGGTTAGCAATGGCAAGGACAAACCCCAAGCAGGATCGGTATGAAGAATATGCTGTGGAACAGTTATCGGAATACGTGAAAGGCAATGTTTGCAAGAAAACTCCGAATATTTTCGAGAATATTATTAAGTTTAATTGCAATGAACTGGTAGAAGCAGCTAATCCACAAATACGGGATATTATTGCGGCAAGAACAGAAAGGCAAGATTTCTTAATTTTTAGCATTTACCGCACTGACTTAACGCTCAACAACTGGATACCTTCGTATAAATTTGAAACAGTGGGAGCGTTTGATAAATTTTATACTTATAGTATGGAGAAGCAGTAA
- a CDS encoding manganese catalase family protein, with amino-acid sequence MFLHKKETIKPVNVSEPNPRFAQLLLEQFGGATGELTAALQYWTQSFHCENAGIRDMLQDIAIEEFSHLEMVGRLIEAHTKNVDQTEAYKSTLFAVRGVGPHLLDSQGQAWTAAYVNEGGDVVRDLRANIAAEAGARQTYEELIKLAPEEGTKQALVHLLTREISHTQMFMKALESLGKLTDPFFGNIQPDSTVDIYYNLSSNGKDERGPWNSEPTFRYIADPQVK; translated from the coding sequence GTGTTTTTACATAAAAAAGAGACAATTAAACCTGTTAACGTTAGCGAGCCAAACCCACGTTTTGCCCAACTGCTTCTAGAGCAGTTTGGTGGTGCTACTGGTGAATTAACAGCTGCTTTGCAATATTGGACGCAATCTTTTCACTGCGAGAATGCTGGGATTCGCGATATGTTACAAGACATTGCCATTGAAGAATTTAGCCATTTGGAAATGGTTGGCAGATTGATCGAAGCTCATACGAAAAATGTCGATCAAACAGAAGCTTATAAAAGCACGCTGTTTGCTGTTAGGGGTGTAGGACCTCATTTGTTAGACAGTCAAGGACAAGCGTGGACAGCAGCATACGTGAATGAAGGTGGTGATGTTGTACGCGATTTACGAGCTAACATCGCAGCAGAAGCGGGTGCGCGTCAAACTTATGAAGAGTTGATTAAATTAGCTCCGGAAGAAGGTACAAAACAGGCGCTAGTTCACCTTCTTACGCGGGAAATTTCTCATACCCAAATGTTTATGAAGGCGCTAGAGTCTTTGGGTAAGTTAACAGACCCATTTTTTGGTAATATCCAACCAGATAGCACTGTGGATATTTACTACAATTTGTCTAGTAACGGCAAAGACGAACGCGGTCCTTGGAATTCAGAACCAACTTTCCGTTATATTGCCGATCCCCAAGTCAAATAA
- a CDS encoding sirohydrochlorin chelatase: protein MPSAYLLVSHGSHDPRPEIAMQRLAGLLHHKLEKYLPSIVSNDVAVIPDKSLVGTAYLELNPEPLHEQIKTFSKNALALGCCSLKILPLFLLPGVHVMEDIPVEVALAQQSLDRGIKIYLQPYLGSHPGLKFLLVKQLVSMEVEGKILLAHGSRRLGSVLPVEAMATSLSAVTAYWAHPPSLESRVQELVTAGCRRIAILPYFLFAGGITDAIAGAQEKLKLLFPEVSFQLADPLGTSAELADLIWDLVEQ, encoded by the coding sequence ATGCCATCAGCATATCTGCTAGTGTCTCACGGAAGTCACGATCCACGTCCGGAAATTGCTATGCAGCGCCTAGCGGGTCTGTTACATCACAAGCTCGAAAAATATTTGCCCAGCATCGTTAGTAACGATGTTGCAGTCATACCAGATAAATCTTTGGTAGGTACGGCTTATCTAGAACTTAATCCTGAACCCCTACACGAACAAATAAAAACATTTAGCAAAAATGCCCTTGCTTTGGGATGTTGTAGTTTAAAAATTCTACCGTTGTTTCTTCTCCCTGGAGTTCACGTAATGGAGGATATTCCGGTGGAAGTTGCTTTGGCACAACAGTCTTTAGATCGGGGAATTAAAATATATTTACAACCATATTTAGGCAGTCATCCGGGTTTGAAGTTTTTATTGGTTAAGCAATTGGTTTCCATGGAGGTAGAGGGGAAAATTCTTTTAGCGCACGGTAGCCGTCGTCTCGGTTCTGTGTTACCAGTAGAAGCAATGGCAACGTCTTTAAGTGCAGTGACTGCTTATTGGGCACATCCGCCAAGTTTGGAATCGCGGGTACAGGAGTTAGTGACTGCTGGCTGTCGTCGCATTGCAATTTTGCCATATTTCCTATTCGCAGGTGGCATAACTGATGCGATCGCAGGAGCGCAAGAGAAGCTAAAATTACTGTTTCCAGAGGTTAGTTTTCAATTGGCCGACCCTTTGGGAACAAGTGCGGAATTAGCTGATTTGATTTGGGATTTGGTAGAACAATGA
- the cobA gene encoding uroporphyrinogen-III C-methyltransferase → MNREDTKGAKQEGKRSLGKVYLVGGGPGDPGLMTLKGKGLLECADVVVYDALISPAILAMINPQAEKIDAGKRRGRHSLLQEETTQLLIEKAQEHAIVVRLKGGDPFIFGRGGEEMEELLQAGVSVEVVPGITSGIAAPAYAGIPLTHRLYSSSVTFVTGHESAGKYRPAINWNAIARGSETIVIYMGIHNLPYIVEQLREGGLSLETPIALIRWGTRPDREELIGALGTIVERVEATQFAAPAIVVIGPVVNLYATLGHQ, encoded by the coding sequence ATGAACCGCGAAGACACAAAGGGTGCGAAACAAGAGGGGAAGAGAAGTTTGGGAAAAGTTTATTTGGTAGGTGGAGGACCGGGAGATCCTGGGTTAATGACTTTGAAGGGAAAGGGTTTGCTGGAATGTGCGGATGTAGTCGTTTACGATGCTTTAATTAGTCCGGCAATTTTGGCGATGATTAATCCTCAAGCGGAGAAAATTGATGCTGGTAAGCGGCGGGGACGTCATTCTTTATTACAGGAAGAAACGACACAGTTGTTGATTGAGAAGGCGCAGGAGCATGCGATTGTTGTGCGGTTAAAAGGTGGAGATCCTTTTATCTTTGGTCGCGGTGGCGAGGAGATGGAGGAATTGCTTCAGGCTGGTGTATCAGTGGAGGTTGTCCCCGGTATTACATCTGGTATTGCGGCTCCTGCTTATGCTGGCATTCCTTTAACGCATCGCCTGTACAGTTCTTCAGTAACTTTTGTGACCGGGCATGAGTCTGCTGGTAAGTATCGTCCCGCAATTAATTGGAATGCGATCGCTCGCGGCTCGGAAACGATTGTCATCTACATGGGCATTCACAATCTGCCTTACATTGTGGAACAGTTGAGAGAGGGCGGCTTAAGTTTGGAAACACCTATTGCTTTAATACGTTGGGGAACAAGACCGGATCGAGAAGAGCTAATCGGTGCCTTGGGGACAATTGTGGAGCGAGTGGAAGCAACTCAGTTTGCAGCACCTGCTATTGTTGTGATCGGTCCGGTAGTGAATTTGTACGCAACTCTCGGTCATCAATGA
- a CDS encoding Hpt domain-containing protein, translating to MTFIMLRDQQLQLQMQFIEKATNDISTLEIVLFEIQIHRQLTLPRINAGLRAVHSIKGGASLMGFQVLSHLAHCLEDYLIFLKNHNSSLETDPDLLNLLLSGVDWLCQIVKLYSENRAVDEQWFTTFCYPVFQEIQEHSNNQKNSTYTDILAAVVNNE from the coding sequence ATGACATTTATTATGTTACGAGACCAACAACTACAGCTTCAAATGCAATTTATAGAAAAAGCTACCAATGATATTAGTACTTTGGAAATTGTATTATTTGAAATTCAGATCCATCGTCAACTCACCTTACCAAGAATTAATGCAGGACTGAGAGCAGTTCATTCCATAAAAGGTGGTGCTAGTCTCATGGGATTTCAAGTACTCAGTCATTTAGCTCATTGTTTGGAAGACTATTTAATTTTTTTAAAAAATCACAACAGCTCCTTAGAAACCGACCCCGATCTCCTGAATTTATTACTATCTGGAGTTGATTGGCTCTGTCAAATTGTCAAATTATATTCAGAAAATCGTGCTGTGGACGAACAGTGGTTCACAACTTTTTGCTATCCAGTTTTTCAAGAAATTCAAGAACATTCAAACAATCAAAAGAACTCAACTTACACTGATATTTTAGCAGCGGTTGTAAACAATGAATAG
- the ylqF gene encoding ribosome biogenesis GTPase YlqF: MALTQNYKLNLIQWYPGHIAKAEKALKEHLKLVDVVLEVRDARIPLATHHPQINEWIGSKPRVLVLNRVDMLLPQARQTWIEWFKQQGEVPYFTNAQQGQGVAAVSKAAQAAGVVINERRKNRGMLPRPVRAVVIGFPNVGKSALINRLLGRRVVESAARPGVTRQLRWVRISDQIELLDSPGVIPSRLENQGNGVKLAICDDIGDASYDTQLVSAALVDLLKDLEATAPHLLPKQPLYARYTLDPAPFTGEAYLQALAEHRYKGDVERTARQLLTDFRKGLLGEIVLELPPDYEP, translated from the coding sequence ATGGCACTAACTCAAAACTACAAGTTAAACCTGATCCAATGGTATCCAGGTCATATTGCTAAGGCGGAAAAAGCATTAAAAGAACATCTCAAGCTTGTAGATGTGGTTCTGGAAGTACGTGACGCCCGTATTCCCCTAGCAACGCACCATCCCCAAATCAATGAGTGGATAGGAAGCAAACCACGGGTGTTAGTACTGAACCGAGTGGATATGCTCTTGCCTCAAGCACGGCAAACATGGATAGAATGGTTCAAACAACAGGGAGAAGTTCCTTACTTTACTAACGCCCAACAAGGTCAAGGAGTTGCTGCAGTGTCAAAAGCAGCGCAAGCTGCTGGCGTGGTCATTAATGAACGTCGGAAAAATCGTGGAATGTTACCCCGTCCGGTGCGTGCTGTAGTCATTGGTTTTCCCAATGTAGGCAAATCAGCGTTAATTAACCGTTTGTTAGGGCGGCGAGTTGTAGAAAGTGCTGCACGTCCCGGTGTAACTCGTCAATTGCGATGGGTAAGAATTTCCGATCAAATAGAATTGTTAGATTCACCTGGTGTGATTCCCAGTAGATTGGAAAATCAAGGGAATGGAGTAAAATTAGCTATTTGTGATGATATTGGCGATGCTTCTTACGATACTCAATTAGTATCAGCTGCATTAGTAGATTTACTGAAAGATTTAGAAGCTACAGCACCTCATCTATTACCAAAACAACCCTTATACGCCCGTTACACACTTGACCCAGCGCCTTTTACCGGAGAAGCTTATTTACAAGCTTTGGCAGAACACCGATATAAAGGTGATGTAGAACGAACTGCAAGACAATTATTAACAGACTTTCGCAAAGGGTTACTTGGTGAAATTGTTTTGGAGTTACCACCAGATTACGAACCATAA
- a CDS encoding ArsR/SmtB family transcription factor: MDTIDIFKALSNETRLQILHWLKEPEKYFPNQDVDPYSVGICVSCIQKKTGLAQSTVSHYLSVLEAAGLVVATRQGQCTYYRRNEEAFSKFVSLVAKEL, encoded by the coding sequence ATGGATACTATAGATATATTCAAAGCACTTTCAAATGAAACTCGGCTCCAAATCCTGCATTGGTTAAAAGAGCCAGAGAAGTATTTCCCAAATCAAGACGTAGATCCTTATAGTGTAGGAATATGCGTTAGTTGTATTCAAAAGAAAACTGGCTTGGCTCAGTCCACTGTATCTCACTATCTATCTGTGTTAGAGGCTGCAGGGCTAGTAGTCGCTACCCGTCAGGGACAATGTACTTACTACCGACGCAATGAAGAAGCATTTTCTAAATTTGTATCTCTTGTAGCGAAGGAACTGTAA
- a CDS encoding DUF1338 domain-containing protein produces MKPEIARHLWDLLWKDYSSRVTYARTYTQMIEKAGGTVANDHIAFRSLRMSVDSPQRRVKLGIDYLEQLVQILGYEAAGEYSFPETHLYARHYRHPQQEEFDLPKLFISELIVDELPDNIVQLIRKTVAGVNLLSSSAIFNTFSDSTERLAKELSRVFSTPWQPPKRFVVEQVNKVTQYGAWVLLHGYAVNHFTGYVNRQNTLAYPDIETTVRALVNLGVPMKEEIEGDVTCGLRQTATQAVTEIVSVLDDSTDTEIQIPWTYAYYELAERYLIEVEPGKQELFDAFLGKNAQQLFQMTKIVGS; encoded by the coding sequence ATGAAACCCGAAATTGCCCGTCATCTTTGGGACTTACTTTGGAAAGACTATAGTAGCAGGGTGACTTACGCCCGAACCTACACGCAGATGATTGAGAAAGCGGGTGGAACTGTTGCTAACGACCACATTGCTTTTAGGTCTTTACGTATGAGTGTAGATAGTCCGCAGCGTAGAGTGAAGTTAGGAATTGATTATTTAGAGCAACTCGTCCAAATTTTAGGTTATGAAGCGGCAGGAGAATATTCTTTTCCTGAAACCCACCTTTATGCCCGTCACTATCGCCATCCCCAACAAGAAGAATTTGATTTACCCAAACTGTTTATTAGTGAATTAATTGTAGATGAGTTACCAGACAATATCGTGCAACTCATTCGTAAAACCGTGGCTGGTGTTAATTTACTAAGTTCTTCTGCCATTTTTAATACATTTAGCGATAGTACGGAGCGTCTTGCTAAAGAACTTTCAAGAGTCTTTTCTACTCCTTGGCAACCTCCAAAGCGATTTGTGGTAGAACAAGTTAACAAAGTGACACAATATGGTGCTTGGGTATTGCTACATGGTTATGCAGTTAACCATTTTACAGGATATGTTAACCGCCAAAACACTTTAGCCTATCCAGATATTGAAACCACTGTCCGTGCTTTAGTTAACTTAGGTGTACCCATGAAGGAGGAAATTGAAGGTGATGTTACCTGTGGATTGCGACAAACAGCAACTCAAGCGGTGACTGAAATTGTATCGGTTCTTGATGATTCAACAGATACAGAAATTCAAATTCCGTGGACTTACGCTTATTACGAACTTGCCGAGCGGTATCTGATAGAAGTGGAACCAGGTAAGCAAGAACTTTTTGATGCGTTTTTAGGAAAGAACGCCCAGCAGTTGTTTCAAATGACAAAGATAGTGGGTAGTTAG
- the psbA gene encoding photosystem II q(b) protein — protein MTATLQRRESASVWEQFCNWITSTENRLYVGWFGVLMIPTLLSAAICFIIAFIAAPPVDIDGIREPVAGSLLYGNNIISGAVVPSSNAIGLHFYPIWEAASLDEWLYNGGPYQLVIFHFLIGVFCYLGREWELSYRLGMRPWICVAFSAPVAAATAVFLIYPIGQGSFSDGMPLGISGTFNFMLVFQAEHNILMHPFHQLGVAGVFGGSLFSAMHGSLVTSSLVRETTETESQNYGYKFGQEEETYNIVAAHGYFGRLIFQYASFNNSRSLHFFLAAWPVVGIWFTALGISTMAFNLNGFNFNQSVIDSQGRAIGTWADILNRANLGMEVMHERNAHNFPLDLASAEVAPVAISAPAING, from the coding sequence ATGACAGCAACCTTACAGCGTCGCGAAAGCGCAAGTGTATGGGAGCAATTCTGTAACTGGATCACCTCCACCGAAAACCGCCTTTATGTCGGCTGGTTCGGCGTGTTGATGATCCCCACACTGCTCTCGGCGGCAATCTGCTTCATCATCGCCTTCATCGCTGCTCCTCCTGTAGACATCGATGGTATCCGCGAACCTGTTGCAGGTTCTTTGCTCTACGGTAACAACATCATCTCTGGTGCAGTTGTTCCCTCTTCCAACGCCATCGGTCTTCACTTCTACCCCATCTGGGAAGCCGCTTCCTTGGATGAGTGGTTGTACAACGGCGGTCCATACCAGTTGGTGATTTTCCACTTCCTGATTGGCGTATTCTGCTACTTGGGTCGTGAGTGGGAATTGTCCTACCGCTTGGGTATGCGTCCTTGGATCTGCGTAGCGTTCAGCGCACCTGTAGCAGCAGCTACCGCAGTGTTCTTGATCTACCCCATCGGTCAAGGTTCCTTCTCTGACGGTATGCCTTTAGGAATCTCTGGAACCTTCAACTTCATGTTGGTGTTCCAAGCAGAGCACAACATCCTCATGCATCCCTTCCACCAGTTAGGTGTAGCAGGTGTATTCGGTGGTTCTCTGTTCAGTGCGATGCACGGAAGCTTGGTAACTTCTTCCTTGGTACGTGAAACAACCGAAACCGAGTCACAGAACTACGGTTACAAGTTCGGACAAGAGGAAGAGACCTACAACATCGTCGCAGCACACGGCTACTTCGGAAGGCTTATCTTCCAATACGCATCATTCAACAACAGTCGTTCGTTGCACTTCTTCTTGGCAGCGTGGCCAGTAGTAGGCATCTGGTTCACCGCACTCGGCATCAGCACTATGGCGTTCAACCTCAACGGCTTCAACTTCAACCAATCGGTAATTGACTCCCAAGGTCGTGCGATTGGCACCTGGGCAGACATCCTCAACCGCGCTAACCTCGGTATGGAAGTCATGCACGAGCGCAACGCTCACAACTTCCCTCTCGACTTGGCATCTGCTGAAGTCGCACCTGTTGCAATCAGCGCTCCTGCTATCAACGGTTAA
- a CDS encoding CPCC family cysteine-rich protein, whose amino-acid sequence MTEHTSYPCPCCGYLIFDEPPGSYDICPICFWEDDVFQLRFACVDRSANNVSLLVGQLNYIEFGACESTCQPHARRPTSSDIRDPEWRVINLDVDNIEDFQPERIFIVNASSDIVIDKPLPLINDKTPYPDDRTQLYYWRPTYWRRTLSSES is encoded by the coding sequence ATGACCGAGCACACAAGTTATCCATGCCCTTGTTGCGGTTATCTTATCTTTGATGAACCACCCGGTTCGTATGATATTTGCCCAATCTGTTTCTGGGAAGATGACGTATTTCAATTGCGTTTTGCTTGCGTAGACAGGAGTGCAAATAATGTGTCGCTGCTTGTCGGTCAGCTCAATTACATTGAGTTTGGTGCGTGCGAGTCCACTTGTCAACCCCATGCCCGCCGTCCTACCTCAAGTGATATTCGAGACCCCGAATGGCGAGTTATTAATCTTGATGTTGACAATATTGAAGACTTTCAGCCGGAGAGGATTTTCATTGTGAATGCTAGTTCAGATATTGTAATAGACAAACCATTGCCTCTAATAAATGACAAAACGCCCTATCCTGATGATAGGACTCAACTTTATTACTGGCGTCCTACGTACTGGCGGCGTACTTTATCTAGCGAAAGTTAA